Proteins encoded within one genomic window of Marasmius oreades isolate 03SP1 chromosome 6, whole genome shotgun sequence:
- the DHX38_2 gene encoding Pre-mRNA-splicing factor ATP-dependent RNA helicase PRP16, with protein MSSSPPAPEDFNHQLAIKLSRVLNIVNPNDLLAQRVTDIAKTSTVDGFKKAAASFGKLKDSFLEEIYSEIMSHVKQEETGIAPQPVAGITVHDSDVLQPEPVRQGGLVRRDSQHTFKQPAKPIEPPTPRTSVLGLDRLAKEKRAAQATNGDLDGPRKRQRFDEGVEPIFKVPSLPVRHNNPRQRGEETPSNPGGLSEIARKRLDERRRERQREGITAAQEQRGDAPKGLGDFQRRSNRDRERGWGERRDYRDRGGRDDDRVRGGWDASTPRSARSSSSDAPSVRVPNVGWDSTPRSTRGEDGGWGSAQSRGWDAPTPRMVRGGSPDENVAFAIDAREWEEEQVRLDRDWYTGAEDGGLAGDDEHNPLAQYEDLSALKDAEIAKKQTRKISARQAQYNADNDLWEANRMLRSGVATRKAVDLDFEDESESTVHVMIHDLKPPFLDGRTVFTKQLDPINPIRDPTSDMAIFSKKGSVLVKEKREQAERAKAAAKLASIGGTTLGNIMGVKDEEADADAEAERKEKEAKEKGVKEDYKGDSKFASHLKASSGVSVFARSRTLKQQREYLPAFACREDLMRILRDNQVVIVVGETGSGKTTQLAQYLYEDGYCQYGIIGCTQPRRVAAMSVAKRVSEEMECKLGSTVGYAIRFEDCTSAETKIKYMTDGVLLRESLNEGDLDRYSVIILDEAHERSLSTDVLMGLLRKILSRRRDLKLIVTSATMNAEKFSKFYGNAPCFTIPGRTFPVEIFHSKSPCEDYVDSAVKQVLQIHLSLPPGDILVFMTGQEDIEITCQVVQERLDQLDDPAALAVLPIYSQMPADLQAKIFDATSDGRRKVIVATNIAETSLTVDGILYVVDAGYSKLKVYNPKVGMDALQITPISQANAGQRTGRAGRTGSGFCYRLFTEMAYRNEMFENTIPEIQRTNLANTVLLLKSLGVKNLLEFDFMDPPPQANILNSMYQLWVLGALDNVGDLTAVGRKMSEFPMEPSMAKMLIASVEYRCSAEMLTIVSMLSVPSVFYRPKERMEEADAAREKFNVPESDHLTLLNVFNQWKSHGHRDEWAMRHFLHPKLLRKAREVRVQLEDIMKFQKMEIISAGTDFDVIRKAITAGYFHQAARVKGIGEFVNIRSGLPTHLHPTSALYGLGYTPTYVVYHELILTSKEYMTQVTAIDAYWLAELGSVFYSVKEKNFDDRGNRRKADREFSKRAELETEMAKQREEFAKKAAEEELATQTARGSSKIIVPGTPRHSGIGAGLRATPTPKRRAGI; from the exons ATGTCCTCCTCACCTCCGGCGCCAGAAGACTTCAACCATCAGCTTGCCATCAAGCTCTCTCGAGTACTCAACATAGTCAATCCGAATGATTTATTAGCACAACGAGTCACCGACATCGCGAAAACCAGCACAGTAGATGGCTTCAAGAAAG CTGCCGCATCGTTTGGGAAACTCAAGGATTCCTTTCTCGAAGAAATCTATTCCGAGATCATGTCACATGTGAagcaagaagaaactggtatTGCTCCTCAACCTGTGGCAGGTATCACAGTCCATGATAGTGATGTGCTTCAGCCGGAACCCGTCAGACAAGGGGGGCTCGTACGTAGAGATTCG CAACATACCTTCAAACAACCCGCGAAGCCTATTGAACCCCCGACACCTCGAACTTCAGTCTTAGGATTGGATAGGTTGGCCAAGGAGAAGCGTGCCGCTCAAGCGACTAATGGAGATTTGGATGGTCCGAGAAAGAGACAAAGATTTGATGAGGGAGTTGAACCAATTTTCAAAG TACCATCCCTTCCCGTCAGACACAACAATCCAAGGCAAAGAGGCGAAGAAACACCTTCTAATCCTGGCGGATTGTCCGAGATTGCGCGTAAACGTTTAGATGAACGTCGGAGAGAAAGGCAAAGAG AAGGTATCACGGCGGCTCAGGAACAACGTGGAGATGCTCCCAAAGGGTTAGGCGACTTTCAACGGCGCTCGAATCGTGATCGTGAGCGGGGTTGGGGAGAGAGGCGCGATTATCGTGATAGAGGAGGTCGAGATGATGACCGTGTACGAGGAGGATGGGACGCCTCAACCCCTCGTTCCGCCAGAAGTTCAAGCTCCGATGCGCCAAGTGTCCGTGTACCTAACGTTGGATGGGACTCAACGCCGCGTAGTACTAGGGGTGAAGATGGGGGATGGGGTAGTGCGCAGAGTAGAGGCTGGGATGCGCCGACACCAAGAATGGTTAGAGGAGGGAGTCCAGACGAGAATGTTGCCTTTGCGATAGACGCGAGGGAGTGGGAGGAGGAACAGGTTCGGTTGGATAGGGACTGGTATACAGGAGCAGAAGATGGGGGTTTGGCTGGGGATGATGAACACAACCCACTTGCTCAGTACGAGGATTTAAGCGCGCTAAAGGATGCAGAGATAGCGAAAAAGCAGACT agAAAGATATCAGCGCGACAAGCTCAATAT AACGCCGATAATGACCTCTGGGAAGCCAATCGTATGCTAAGATCCGGTGTTGCAACGCGGAAAGCTGTGGACCTTGATTTCGAAGACGAATCGGAATCAACAGTACACGTCATGATACACGATCTCAAACCCCCCTTCCTCGATGGCCGAACCGtcttcaccaaacagctcgATCCTATAAACCCAATCCGAGATCCTACCAGTGACATGGCTATCTTTTCCAAGAAGGGTAGTGTTCTCGTCAAAGAGAAACGTGAACAGGCGGAAAGGGCTAAAGCGGCTGCGAAGCTTGCCAGTATTGGAGGAACAACGCTCGGTAATATCATGGGAGTCAAGGATGAGGAGGCGGATGCCGATG CTGAGgcggaaaggaaagagaaggaagccAAGGAGAAGGGGGTCAAAGAGGATTACAAGGGTGATTCCAAGTTTGCCAGTCATTTGAAAGCCTCGTCAGGCGTCAGCGTCTTTGCGAGATCTCGGACGCTCAAACAGCAAAGAGAATATTTACCTGCATTCGCATGTAGAGAGGATCTCATGCGTATTCTACGGGACAATCAAG TGGTCATCGTTGTCGGCGAGACAGGTTCAGGGAAGACTACTCAGCTCGCGCAGTACCTCTACGAAGATGGTTATTGTCAATATGGTATCATAGGTTGTACCCAGCCGCGTCGTGTCGCCGCTATGTCTGTTGCAAAGCGTGTCAgtgaggagatggag TGCAAATTGGGCTCCACTGTGGGATATGCTATTCGATTTGAGGATTGCACGAGCGCGGAAACGAAAATCAAAT ATATGACTGATGGTGTTCTTCTCCGAGAGTCTTTAAACGAAGGGGATCTGGATCGCTACAGCGTTATAATCCTTGATGAAGCTCATGAGCGCTCGCTGAGTACTGACGTTCTCATGGGTTTACTGCGTAAAA TTCTTTCTCGGAGACGAGATTTGAAACTCATTGTGACTTCCGCAACGATGAACGCCGAGAAG TTCTCGAAGTTCTACGGCAACGCTCCCTGCTTCACCATTCCCGGAAGAACTTTCCCTGTCGAAATATTTCACTCTAAATCACCGTGCGAGGATTATGTCGATAGCGCAGTAAAACAGGTCCTCCAGATCCACCTGTCACTACCTCCGGGAGACATATTGGTTTTCATGACTGGGCAGGAAGATATCGAGATTACGTGCCAGGTCGTTCAAG AGCGATTGGACCAGCTTGACGACCCAGCAGCTCTTGCCGTCCTACCAATTTATTCACAGATGCCCGCTGATCTTCAAGCCAAGATTTTTGATGCTACAAGTGACGGGAGGCGAAAGGTTATCGTTGCGACTAACATCGCCGAAACTTCTCTGACCG TGGACGGTATTTTGTATGTGGTGGATGCGGGCTACTCCAAACTCAAAGTCTACAATCCCAAAGTTGGCATGGATGCGCTTCAAATTACGCCCATTAGCCAGGCCAATGCGGGACAACGTACTGGTCGTGCTGGACGTACTGGGAGCGG GTTTTGCTACCGGCTATTCACAGAAATGGCCTACCGCAATGAAATGTTCGAGAATACGATTCCTGAGATTCAGCGTACGAATTTGGCGAATACTGTGCTTCTTCTCAAGTCCCTCGGAGTCAAAAATCTTTTGGAGTTTGATTTTATGGATCCACCGCCTCAA GCCAACATTCTCAATTCAATGTATCAGCTTTGGGTATTAGGTGCTCTAGACAACGTCGGTGACCTCACTGCCGTCGGTCGCAAAATGTCTGAATTCCCAATGGAACCGTCGATGGCCAAAATGCTCATCGCGTCCGTGGAGTACAGATGTTCGGCAGAGATGTTGACTATCGTCTCCATGTTATCTGTTCCGAGTGTGTTCTACCGACCAAAGGAGCGGATGGAGGAAGCCGATGCAGCTAGGGAGAAGTTCAATGTTCCCGAAAGTGATCATTTGACGCTCTTGAACGTGTTTAATCAATGGAAAAGCCATGG TCACCGCGACGAATGGGCGATGCGACATTTCTTGCATCCAAAGCTGCTTCGGAAGGCCCGAGAAGTTCGGGTACAGCTGGAGGATATCATGAAGTTCCAGAAGATGGAGATTATATCTGCTGGTACCGACTTTGACGTTATCAG GAAAGCTATAACGGCCGGATATTTCCACCAAGCTGCGCGTGTCAAAGGTATCGGCGAGTTCGTCAACATTCGCTCCGGTCTGCCTACACATTTGCATCCTACGAGTGCATTGTATGGGCTTGGAT ACACTCcgacctatgttgtgtatcATGAACTCATCTTAACTTCTAAGGAGTACATGACACAAGTAACAGCAATTGACGCTTATTGGCTTG CTGAACTCGGTTCCGTGTTCTACTCTGTTAAAGAGAAGAACTTCGACGACCGGGGAAATAGACGGAAAGCGGACCGTGAGTTTTCGAAACGAGCAGAGCTGGAAACTGAGATGGCGAAACAGCGTGAAGA GTTCGCAAAGAAAGCTGCGGAAGAGGAACTGGCAACTCAAACAGCGAGAGGAAGCTCAAAAATCATTGTTCCCGGCACACCTCGTCATAGTGGGATAGGAGCGGGGCTTAGAGCGACACCGACCCCAAAGAGACGTGCGGGAATTTAG
- the DHX38_1 gene encoding Pre-mRNA-splicing factor ATP-dependent RNA helicase PRP16: MAYRDEMFENMIPGIQRTNLANTLLLLKSLGVKNLWSLILWIHHLKKAITAGYFHQAARVKGIGEFVNIRSGLPTHLHPTSALYGHTPTYVVYHELILTSKEYMTQVTAIDAYWLAELGSVFYSVKEKNFDDRGNRRKVGREFSKRETGN; the protein is encoded by the exons ATGGCTTACCGCGATGAAATGTTCGAGAATATGATTCCTGGAATTCAGCGTACGAATTTGGCGAATACGTTGCTTCTTCTCAAGTCCCTCGGAGTCAAAAATCTTTGGAGTTTGATTTTATGGATCCACCACCTCAA GAAAGCTATAACTGCCGGATATTTCCACCAAGCTGCGCGTGTCAAAGGTATCGGCGAGTTCGTCAACATTCGTTCCGGTCTACCCACACATCTACATCCCACGAGTGCATTATATGGGC ACACTCcgacctatgttgtgtatcATGAACTCATCTTAACTTCTAAGGAGTACATGACACAAGTAACAGCAATTGACGCTTATTGGCTTG CTGAACTCGGTTCCGTGTTCTACTCTGTTAAAGAGAAGAACTTCGACGACCGGGGAAACAGACGGAAAGTGGGCCGTGAGTTTTCGAAACGAGAAACTGGAAACTGA